The sequence below is a genomic window from Methylophilus sp. DW102.
AACCACACGCCTACACCGCTGTTCTGGTTAACCGCAATCAGTTTAAACATACCAAACATGACAGCCATAAAACCGATAAAGAACATGAACGGGTGTGCTGCCATCCAGCCAAAATTCATCTGCAGGCCAACATATGCACCGATCACGGTTGGCACCATGCTCAAACCCAGCAAGGCGTATGTATTGCGCAGTACGCGATTTTGCGTTTCGGATAATTGACCGTCACGACCTAAAACTTGCATATCTGACATAGTGTATTTCCTCTTTTCAATTAAAACTAAAAACAGCTTCTGTAGTTAAGATAATGGCAAACACCTAAAGTTTCAAGGCTTTGCGTGACATTTGTGTGAACAATCGTTCAGTTTACAGCTTCCACAGCCCGTAAATGACTACCGCAATCAGCACGATGCGCGTGATTTGATAAACGGTTTTATTCCACTTTTTAAAACGGCGGCGGTATTGACCGATCACCCAGGCATAATGAAACAGGCGGTTAATGACGCCGGTCTGGTCCCCGGCTTCATTTGGCGAACTGGCTGCAGTGACGATGGTATTGGCCAGAAAGCGGTTGACTGCCTGCGCCCAGCGATAGCGCATGGGGCGTTCAATGTCGCAAAACAGAATCACACGCGTTTCATTGGTCTTGTTATAGGCTTCATGGATATAGGTTTCATCAAACATGACGGCCTGCCCATCACGCCAGCTGTAATCCTCGCCATCGACGCGGATAAAACACTGATCGTCATTAGGGGTGGCAAGCCCTAGGTGAAAGCGTAAAGAGCCCGCATAGGGATCACGATGTGGGCGCAGATGCGCGCCAGGCGGCAGCTCGGCAAACATGGCGGCTTTGACGCTGGGGATGCTTTGCAGTAAGGCGACTGTTTTTGGGCAGTAAATGCTGGCAGAGGGATGATGTGCGTCATACCACTTGAGATAAAAACGTTTCCAGCCGGTTTTAAAAAACGAGTTAAACCCGGCATCGTTATTGGTCTTGGCCGCAGCAATGCGCTCCTGTTCGCGTACATACAACGCTTCTTCACGGATCTCCTGCCAGCGGTCAGTGATCGCTTTCAGTTCCGGGAAGTCATGCACCGGCAAATACGGCGTGGTCGGCGCTTTGGAGAACAGGTATAAAAATACATTGAATGGCGAAACAATGCCGGAATGGTCAAATATCTGGCGATAAAAGCGGTGCCTGACCTTGCCCCTGAAGTGCACATAACTGACCGAAGCCAAGAAAATGCCAAGAATGATCCATTTCATAATTGATACCGATGTTTACGCCGTGATTAGATTGTCATCAATAATTGTCTAGCTTACCGCAACCATCCGGCTTCAAGCAAACAAATCCGCCTCTTTTTGACCGACCATGGCCACACGCTTGACCGCTTCTACATAGGCCGCAGACTCACGTAACGCCACCATGTCCTGCGGATGATGACCGCCATGCATACGTGCCAGGCGTGCAATACTTTGTGCAGAAATCTTCCACTCTAGCTTGCTTAACAACTCATCGGCCAAGTCCGGGCGGTTGCATAACAACACCATATCGCACCCGGCGTTCAAGGCAGCCATGGTTCGTGCAGTGACGTCGCCTGCCACGGTGGCGCCCTCCATACTCAAGTCATCACTGAAAATCACACCATTAAAACCCAAGCGCTCACGCAGCACTTTTTGCAGCCAGCGGGACGAGAACCCGGCCGGTTTATCATCGACCTTGGGATAAATCACATGTGCGGGCATCACCGCATGCAAGCCCTCGTCTATCATGCGTACAAACGGCTGCATGTCGTTTTGTGCAATCTGGTCAAACTCGCGGTCATCCACCGGAATGCTCACATGCGAATCTGCCACCACAAAACCATGCCCGGGGAAATGTTTGCCCACCGCAGCCATGCCAGCCTTTTTAAGGCCTTGCATCAGGCTAAACGCCAACTCATTAATCGCCTGCGGATCACGGTGAAACGCGCGATCCCCAATCACCAGGCTGTCGCCATAGTCCATATCCAGCACTGGCGTAAAGCTGAAATCCACGCCATGCGCCCGTAACTCTGCGCCCAGCACATACCCGGCCTCAACCGCCAGCTCTTTCGCTTTGCGTGGGTGTTTGTCCCAAATATGGCCAAACTCGCGCATGGGCGGGATTTTGGTAAAGCCTTCTCGGAAGCGCTGCACCCGGCCGCCTTCATGATCCACGGCAATTAGCAGCGGCGGCTGGCGCACCGCATGTATACTGGCAGTGAGCGCCTTGAGCTGCGCGCAACTCTCAAAGTTACGCGCAAACAGTATCACCCCGCCGACTAGCGGATGTTGCAAGCGGCGGATATCGTCGGCGGTGAGTTCCTTGCCGACCACATCCAGCATGACGGGACCTAAAGACATAACAAATTCCTATTATTCAAAATTCAAGCGCATTTTAACCGATAAAGACTGGTTACTTCTTTGGCACGGGCAGCATATAACGGATCCGATTGATCGCTGGCCTTGGCATGTGTTGGCGCAATATCCAGCTTGTCGACCACCTGCATCCCTGCTTCATGGATCCATGTATTTAAGGCCTCAGGCTGGCGCAAGCCAATCTGCTCAGCCAAATTAGACATCACCAGCCACCCTTCGCCCTCAGGATTTAAATGCGCTTTCAAGCCACTTAAAAAGCCTTTCAGCATCTTGCTTTCGGGGTCATACACGGCATGCTCAATCGGCGCATTCGCTTTGGCAGGTAGCCAGGGAGGATTACAGACAATCAGGTCCGCACTGCCCGCTGGAAACAAGTCTGCCTGCATGACTTGAATATTGCTTTGCATATTCAACCGCTGGATGTTTTCGGTGGCACACGCCAATGCACGCGGCTGGTTGTCCGTTGCGACGACTTGCTTGACGCCCCGCGCCACTAAAATGGCGGCAATCACCCCCGTGCCGGTACCAATATCCCAGGCCACCTGCGGACTATTAAGCGGCGCCTGGTCAATGAGGTCGAGATACTCACCACGTACGGGCGAATACACCCCGTAATGCGCATGTATATTGGCATTCAGCGCATGAATCGGCACGCCTTTTTTACGCCACTCATGCGCGCCCACCATGCCTAGCAACTCACGCAATGAGAGCACAAGCCTTGCAGGCAGTTTGCCTGTGTTGTCATCCACAATCAAAGCCGCCTGCACAGCCGCTTTGACGTCTGGCGCACGCGGTAAATCGCAGGCACCATATTTAAGCTCGATTAATACTTTATTCGTAATATTGGCACGACCGATCTGGCGCGCGCGATGCTGGTGAAATGCTTCCAGCAGGCTAGCCGCTGGCTTCACTGGTTTCCGGTCTACACGCCGCGTAATCGCTTGCAGCAATTGCTTGGCGTTTTGAAAGTCACCGCGATATAGCAAGGCGGTGCCCTCACACGCCAGACGGTAGGCTTCATCCGCTTTGGTGGTGTCGTCTGCAATCACCACGGCTTTGGGCGCAGGGTTACCCGCTTCTGACTGCCAGTCAGCGGCTTGTGTTTTGTTTTTTTCGTACCAGTTAATCAGGGTCAATGGGGTTCCGATAATCAGAAGTTGTCAAAGGTAGCCAGTTTAAAGCTTAAACGGGCTAAAGTCGGTATGGGTATCGTAATAGTCTTCTTTTTCTGCCCGTTTGAGAAAAGCGACGATTTTATAGGTGACGGGCGTAAAAGCGACTTCTACCAGCACTTTGGCCGTAAATTGCGCCAGCACAATTTGCGGCATCATGGCATCTGGGAATTCGCCTGAGCCATAAAAGGCCAGCGGAAAAAATAACATGGTATCAACCGCCTCGCCAAAAATGGTCGAGCCTATGGTGCGGCTCCATAACCAGCGGCCACTGGTCAACACTTTCATTTTGGCCATGACAAAGGAATTCACAAACTCACCAGCCACAAAAGACACCAGCGAGGCCAGCGCAATGCGGGCAGTCGAACCAAACACAGATTGATAGGCCGCCTGATCATGCCAGTCCGGGGCGGGTGGCAAGGCCACAATCACCCAGGCCATCAGGCTGGCAAAAGCCAGGCAGATAAAACCGGTCCAAATGACGCGGCGCGAGGCGGCATAGCCATACACCTCAGTGAGGATATCGCCAAAAATAAAACTGATGGGGAAAAACATGATGCCCGCGCC
It includes:
- the lpxO gene encoding lipid A hydroxylase LpxO encodes the protein MKWIILGIFLASVSYVHFRGKVRHRFYRQIFDHSGIVSPFNVFLYLFSKAPTTPYLPVHDFPELKAITDRWQEIREEALYVREQERIAAAKTNNDAGFNSFFKTGWKRFYLKWYDAHHPSASIYCPKTVALLQSIPSVKAAMFAELPPGAHLRPHRDPYAGSLRFHLGLATPNDDQCFIRVDGEDYSWRDGQAVMFDETYIHEAYNKTNETRVILFCDIERPMRYRWAQAVNRFLANTIVTAASSPNEAGDQTGVINRLFHYAWVIGQYRRRFKKWNKTVYQITRIVLIAVVIYGLWKL
- a CDS encoding class I SAM-dependent methyltransferase; this translates as MTLINWYEKNKTQAADWQSEAGNPAPKAVVIADDTTKADEAYRLACEGTALLYRGDFQNAKQLLQAITRRVDRKPVKPAASLLEAFHQHRARQIGRANITNKVLIELKYGACDLPRAPDVKAAVQAALIVDDNTGKLPARLVLSLRELLGMVGAHEWRKKGVPIHALNANIHAHYGVYSPVRGEYLDLIDQAPLNSPQVAWDIGTGTGVIAAILVARGVKQVVATDNQPRALACATENIQRLNMQSNIQVMQADLFPAGSADLIVCNPPWLPAKANAPIEHAVYDPESKMLKGFLSGLKAHLNPEGEGWLVMSNLAEQIGLRQPEALNTWIHEAGMQVVDKLDIAPTHAKASDQSDPLYAARAKEVTSLYRLKCA
- a CDS encoding queuosine precursor transporter, giving the protein MKKQYRYYDLIMAAFAVVLVCSNLIGPGKITEVHAPLLGALTFGAGIMFFPISFIFGDILTEVYGYAASRRVIWTGFICLAFASLMAWVIVALPPAPDWHDQAAYQSVFGSTARIALASLVSFVAGEFVNSFVMAKMKVLTSGRWLWSRTIGSTIFGEAVDTMLFFPLAFYGSGEFPDAMMPQIVLAQFTAKVLVEVAFTPVTYKIVAFLKRAEKEDYYDTHTDFSPFKL
- the nagZ gene encoding beta-N-acetylhexosaminidase: MSLGPVMLDVVGKELTADDIRRLQHPLVGGVILFARNFESCAQLKALTASIHAVRQPPLLIAVDHEGGRVQRFREGFTKIPPMREFGHIWDKHPRKAKELAVEAGYVLGAELRAHGVDFSFTPVLDMDYGDSLVIGDRAFHRDPQAINELAFSLMQGLKKAGMAAVGKHFPGHGFVVADSHVSIPVDDREFDQIAQNDMQPFVRMIDEGLHAVMPAHVIYPKVDDKPAGFSSRWLQKVLRERLGFNGVIFSDDLSMEGATVAGDVTARTMAALNAGCDMVLLCNRPDLADELLSKLEWKISAQSIARLARMHGGHHPQDMVALRESAAYVEAVKRVAMVGQKEADLFA